The Levilactobacillus namurensis genomic interval GCGCGATCCAAGATAATGGGATATAGCCGTTCCCGTTCCTTAGCCGTTAATTGCTTAGAGTCGTTCACCAAGGGAACGTCAAAATCCGGTGGGAGGATCACCGCACAAGTCACCACGGGACCGGCCAGCGGTCCACGGCCCACTTCATCGATACCGGCGACCCGCTGTCCACGGGCCCAGAACGGTCGCTCGTAATGGAGCCGCTCCTGGAAAGCGGCCTCCGCTGCGGCTTGCTTTGCCAACCGGCGCTGAACCTGTTGGTAGAGTTGTTGGGCGCCTTTTCGCGGGTCGGTGGCTAACGTCTGGACTAACGGGTCGTCCAAGTTAGCCACCGTAGCCAATTCGCTTTTTAATTGTGCAAGACTAGGCCTTTTCTGGGTCATGGTCCGTCGCTTCTTTCTGCGGTGCCCGATCGAGGGTGAAGCCCCCTAATTTCTGCCGGCGTGCGTCCAGGATGATTCGTTCACTCGCCCGCTCGTAATCGTCACGCATCCCCAGATTAGCCGTAATCTTCAAGAGGAGATCCACGTCACTGAGTTCCCGGTCGGCGGCCGTTAACCGGTACCGCTGTTCCAACTCGGGTAAGTGGTATTGCCGGAAGAAGTGTAACGCAAACAAGGCCACGTCGTCTTTGGCGTACAGCTTTTCCTTAATTGCGCCCGTCAAGGCTAATTTCTGGGCGGTCTCTTGATCCTTAAACTTAGGCCAGAGGATTCCGGGCGTGTCTAGCAATTCCAGGTGCTTACTAGAACGCAGCCACTGTTGCCCCTTAGTGACCCCCGGGGTATTCCCGACCTGGGCCGCCCGTCGCTGGACTAAGTGGTTCAATAACGTCGACTTCCCCACGTTAGGGACCCCGACCGTCATGGCCCGGACTGGCCGTTCCTTCAGGCCCTTCGCCTTTTCAGCCGCAAGCTTGTCACCCAAGATTTTCAACGCTAAGTTGGTAATCTGCTTAGGTGTGACGTTCGCCCGCGAATCGATGGCAATCGCCGGGATGTTCTGCGCGCGATAGGCGTTTAACCACGCCGCAGTCTGCTGGGGATCGGCTAAGTCCTTTTTGGTTAAAATAATTAAATGCGGCTTGTCCCGACTGATCCGACTGACTTCTGGATTACGAGAAGCTGCGGGGATGCGGGCGTCGACAAGTTCAAACACAATGTCGACCAGGTGAACGTTTTCTTCCATCTGGCGAATTGCTTTGGCCATATGGCCGGGAAACCATTGAATGGTACTCATAAGTTGTACTCCTTTATGATCGTTAAGTTTAGTCGCCCAGTGGGCCGGTTTCAGAGGAAATTTGGGCTATATTGGGTGTAGACGGTTACCAAACGGCAGCTGTAAGACTTACCGCCTTATAGATTCACCAGCACCGCATGGCATTAGTACTCCCATTCTATCATTTTCTGTTCCGTTTGCGGTAGTCCCCCTTCGCAACCTAAAAGTGCGTTCCTAATTACGAAACCTTAATCTAGGGCCGTAGAAATCTTACCCGTTGCCAGAATCATCAGAGTCACACCTAGGTAAGCAATACCAGCAATCAGACTAAACCTCCTAATGCCAGAAAGGTTAAGTAGAATTGGAATTCCCAGCAAACCAATTGGCTGTGTTAAATTAATCAGGGAAAAGTAGCTATTAGAGACGGTTGCCAATCTGGATTCAGGAATTACTCGTTGCAAGACTGTTTTAGATGAAATGTTAAAGAATGGCAAAGCCGCTCCCAAAAGCAATAATCCTAGAAGCGTGATCACAATGTTTTGAGACTCTCCAAACAACAGAAATGAAATCGGCACTTGTACAATTGCTATTTGTAGAAAGGTATGAATGTTTACCCGCTCAGATGTAAGCCGATAAATAATCGAGCCAATCAGAAAACCCATTGAGAAAAACGAATCCATGACGCCGATTAACTTCACGTTTCGAAAAACTTCACCCGATATTTGAGCAAAATAAACACTATTAGGTGCTAGTAGAATATTAAAAAGAAGTGCTGTAACCAGTACCGGCACCAATGGCGGAAAATCATGAAGCAATTGCTTAACAAAGCCGAAACTATTCCAAATATTGCTTTTGTATTCTTCTCCAGCACTGTCGTTTAGGGGGTGATTGACCTCACGATGTTCGTTCAATCCTAACAAAACTAAACTAATAACGACATAGGAAAGAAAGTCGAATAAGAATAAATATTTAATTGGCACGAAGCCGGTAAAAACCGTTACTAAGACTCCCGAAAACAAGCCAGCGCTAGTTCGCGCCGTACTTATCGCAGCGTTGATTTTATTGTAATCGCCCTTTTCAAACAGCCGGACCGTCAACTTTACGATTATTGGATCGAAGAACCCTGAAAAAATATCGTAAATAATCGCACCTATCACTAAAAGAGCAAAACTTTTTACTTTGAAATAGACACAAAGGAAAATAGCAATTACCGAGATTGCAGAAGCTAGACTACTTTGCACCAGTAATCTTTTTAAATGCGACTTTTTATCTACAAAATAGCCAACAGGTGCTGCTAACAAAATCTCAGGCACGAAGACCCCAAATGTTAAAATTCCAACGTATATTGGATTATGGAACCAATCTGTTACCAGAATAATTAACGCAATACGTGAAAAGCCACTACCAAATTCATTAATAAACTGGCTAAAAAGAATGATATTTTTATTACTCACAAGGCTCACTTCTTCCAAACATAAACAGCGCCACAATTAGGAAAGCACTACTCACCAGCACCTGTTTACGGTTGTCGGCAGTTGATTTAAGCTCCATTAGCACATCTAGATTATCGAACCATTTACCAAGATGGTCGTTAAAGTCATAGGGCCATTTAAGAAATAGTGCATTGGCTTCAGGCAATTATTCACAAAGCATTTATAACTGAGCCAAAATTTTCACGCTTCCCTAAGCTGGCGGCAAAATGGCTAATGGCCATCGTCATCATATGATCAACTTCCTTTGCCTACCCGTATAGTAACAAATTGAAAACGAATGACTTAAAATAATGCCATATAGGACAATTGGGGGGATTTTTATGAAAACGATTGGTGAAACACTACGACAAATACGTAAAAGCAAGGGCCTAAAGCTAAAGGATTTGGCAATCAATGGTGTGTCAGCAACCTTTATTTCAAAGGTCGAAAGAAACGAATCTAATATTGGCCTGAACAAGTTTGAAGCACTGCTCAACGGTTTACACGTCTCCTATGACGAGTTCAAATATCTTCAAAACAACTACTCACAAAATTCACAAGAAGAGTTCTTAGAAAAATTAAATAATTTTGTTATCGATGAAAACTGATATGGCATACAAAGATTATACGAAGGCGAAAAAGTCCTCACCCCTGAAAATAGCCCAGAAAAATCGTCACATTTTTACAATATGACACTGGCTCTATGCCTGATGAGAAAAATCCAAGGGAAGCGTCTTCCTCAGAAGGATACTAAATTGCTTGTAAAGTATCTGTTATCTATCGATTCGTGGGGTGTTTATGAACTCAGACTGTTTAACAATGCCATGTTTATATTTGATCACGCGTCCTTAATGGCACTTACACAAATAGCCATTGACCGCTCCAAGTACTATCTCCAGTTACCTGGGTATTCTGACTTATTGTCCTCTATACTTAGTAACGCGATTGAATTGCTAATAGAAAATCATGAGTTGGAATTCGCAAAGAAGCTGCTTGCTCAAAACGAAGGTAACTTAGACTTTGAGAAAATTACACAATCAAAGATTAAAATTATCTTTTTAGCAGCATTAATTGCCGAGAAGCAACGTTCCCAATCATCGGTCCCTTCTAGCCCAGAAGCCATTATTGCTGCCTGTTATTCGCTCAAAGCGGTAAATTGGTCAAATGAGTTAAATAAATACTTACAAGACTGGCGTAAAACAACGAAGTAACACCCTTTGGGGGACCATAGTCTCCCTGGAAATCACCCCCCAATACCCATTCCCTTTAAAACTGGAAGACTGATTTAGTCCTAGGGGATGAATAGTAATCTGATTCAATAAGTCTAGTCCCCCCATTTTCTAAAAAAAAGAAGCTAGATTAGCTCTAGCTTCAACCCGGTGCTTAGTTTTCTAAAAGTCGTTTATGTCAATCGCTTATGCCAAGAAGTCTTGGTAGAGCCGCCAAGCGTCGTCAAAGATGGTCATTGAGGGCAGGTAACTGGCATTTTCTTCCAGATACTTCGAGAGACGCTCGAAATCCGTTTCTTGCTTGGGAAACGAACTGTCATAAAACGCATTGTTGGCAAACTCGGCGACCGGATCATAACTCTCCGGATTCCGTTGGGTCATGAGAAATGTGTAAAATGTTTTAATCATGTCAAAACTCCTTAATTCTGTGGAATCCGCGCTTGGAAGACAAACTTGCCCTTACCGGATAAGTCAATCGTCTTCGCCGCGTACGATAACTTCTTCCCGTTACCGATAGCCGTCAAGTGCAGGGTAACCGTGTGCTTCCCGCTATCCACGGCCACCCACTTAGGTAGCGGATAGTTCTTCGCGATGTAGTTCATGACGAAGCTGACCGGTACCGGTAAAGCACCGATGGACAGCTTCTGGGCCGTTAGCTTCACATCCCCTGACGGTAGAACCGTTGGCTGAAACATTAACGAGAAGTTCACGTGCGCCCCTAACACCTGCGTTGAGCCGGTCAACATGGCGTGGTCGGCGACCTGAAAACGGTACTTCATGGACTGATTAGTCAACGATTTATTGACGTAGTAATCAGCCAGAGCATTAACTTGTTGCTTATTCAACGTCACGTTGATCTTAGTGGTTGCCGTCGTAGCTGGTTGTGCCGTTGCGGCCACCTTAACGGGTCGCATGGCCAGAAAGATGGTAACCAAAAAGCCAACCACGATGACGGCCAGTAACGTCAGAAAGCCCAGTTTCCACCCGTTACGCGGGGTGGATTGTGTTCCGTGTCGTTGCATCTGCATTCCCCCCTATTTCTTTAACCATTGTTGATGTGCTTGCATTTGAGTATACAACTTCTGGGTCATTAACCGGTACCCTTTCGCATTCGGGTGGAAGTGATCGGCTGGTGATAAGTAATCGTTCAGCTCGTCGTTAACGTCACTGGCCAAAATCTGCTTTTGGAACGTCTCGACGGACAGTTCTCCCGAATTACTTTCTTGAGCGGCCCGCTTAAGCTTAGCCTGTTGACTGATTGAGCGGTATTGGCCGACTGATAAGGGCCGGTCAATATCAACGTAGTACAGGTTCTGGTACCTACGGGTCGCCTTGGTCGTGACCTTATTCCAATCCGTTACGGCGTTGGTGATCTGAGTCACGTTCGCAAAGTACACGTAAATGGGATTGTAGATACTGTAGATAAAAATCGATGCGTGCCCATTATACTTGCGAACTGTATTCAACAGGCTCTCCAATTTTCCCCGGTACGTGTCTTCGGCTTGGTCTAATTGCCGATCCAGCTTGGACTGCTGATTGATCATGACATTTTTCGTCAACGTCTGGAGGAGGTCATTGCCGCCCACGGTCAACGTAATGACCTGCGCTTGTTTGACCTGTTGTTGCATCTTAGGACTGTCCACTAGTCGCTTTTCGATCTGGTCACTCCGGTCACCCGCGCGACCATAGTTGTGCATGATGACCTTGACCTTATCCTTTTGGTGCACCATCTTCTGAATCCGACTGGTGTACCCCCCGGTCTTGGTTTGGTCACCCACTCCCTGCGTCAACGAATCCCCCAAGGCCACCAACCGTACCGTTTGTCGGCGGTCATTTTGAGGAACCTTATCCGTCTTCAAGGTTCGCGCGCCGGGATGCCAGTACGTCAGGAAAGCTAAAGCCACCACGACAATCAATAGGGCGATCCCCAGGACCTTCGAGAGGTTTTTCATTTTTTTCATAATCTTCCTCCCTATACAGAAAAAGCGGTGACGTCGCCACCCCTTTTTCCGTGATTCATCGTCATTTAATTATTTGGTTGGATCCGTGTAGTACATTAACGCAAAAGCGCCTGGTCCACCGTGGGTCGCAATGATGGGCACCGTTTCACGCACCAATACCGGCATCCCCGGTAAGAGTTCTTTCAAGTGCGCCTGTATCTTGTCGATGCTGTCAAAGGCCTCTACGTGCGAAATCCCAATCGCCTTGATATTCGGCGTCTGCTTGATCTGCTCGTAGACCTTGTCGAAGTACCGGTCGATGGTCTTCATTCCCCGACCCTTGGCCCGGACCTTCAACTGACCCCCGGTAACCTGCAACACGATCTTAATGTTCAACAATGAGGTCAACATCCCAGCGGCCCGACCTAACCGGCCCCCCTTGAGGATGTTTTCCAACGTCACGATGCCCATGAATAGGTGGGTGTTATCCCGAACTTTAGCGGCCCGTTCCAAAATGGCAGCCTTATCGGCACCTTGAGCGGCCAACTGGGCGGCTTCGATCACTTGGAAGGCCAACGCCTGATCGGTAAATTGGCTATCGACGACCGTAACGTCAGTCTTTGAGAGATTAGCCGCTTGTTCAGCCGCGTGAATGGTCCCACTGATAGCCTCCAACATGGTGAAGCAGATAACACTACTGCCGTCCTCACCTAATTTGTCAAAAGTCTCCACGAAAGACCCCAACGGTGGCTGGCTAGTCTTAGGTAACGTTTTAGACGTTTTCATTTTATCAATAAATTCTTTGTTGGTGATTGATTCACGTTCCACGTAGATGGTGTCGTCAATCATGACCGTCAACGGAACGATGGTGATGTGATTCTCTTGAATCTGTTGGTCGGTTAACCCGGCAGACGAATCCGTGACGATTTTGATGTTAGCCATGGGGATCCCACTCTTTCTGACTAGAAATTTGGTTTATGCTACAATATGCGTAATGAAACATACGGTAATAGTATAGCAGAATTAGTTGGAATTTTCAGCTGAACCCATACAAAACCCGTTAGAAAATAAGGAGGTCGACTTTCTTGGAACCTACCCGTAGTCGGACATATCAAATTGTTAATGAGGTCTTAAACGCCGTGACGCACGGCATTGGTGCGGGGCTCAGCATCGCTGGTTTGGTGATTCTACTGCTCCAAGCCCACGCTAAAGGCGGTGCTATTCGCATCACCACGTTTGCCATCTATGGGGCCATCATGGTGTTGTTCTATCTGGCCTCGACGCTGTTCCATAGCCTGGTCTTCACCCGTGCCAGCCACGTTTTTCAAATCTTTGACCACTGTGCCATCTACCTATTGATTGCCGGGACCTACACCCCCTACACGTTACTGGTCATTGGCGGTGCCCTGGGGTGGACCATGTTCGGTGTCATCTGGGCCATGGCCATTCTGGGGATTATCTATAAAGCCATCTGGCTAGGACAGCATCAGATACTCTCAACGGTCATTTACGTGGTCATGGGCTGGATGTGTCTGCTGGGGATTAAGCCCCTATACACTGGCTTAGGACCCGTTGGTTTTAGTCTACTGTTCGCAGGCGGTGTCGCCTTTACCGTGGGCGCCGTCCTGTACAGCTTTAAAGGCGTTCCCTTTGGCCACGTGATCTGGCACCTCTTCGTGATGCTGGGGACCGGCCTGATGTACTTTTCAATTTTATTCTACGCTTAACCGTGATCGGGGCTTTCGTCAGGACCGCTGACGGAAGCCTTTTTCACGGGTAGCGCCGCGATTCGATAGTTTCCTTAATTAAACCAGCCCCGCCACCACGACTCTAGTCCGCGCGGGGCCTACTCCAGAAAGAAGTGACGTTCGTTGTCCACCCCTAAAGCTCACAGTCGCTACCTGGTCCTCGGGATGATTCTCGTGGCGGCCAATCTGCGGCTCCCCATCACCATGATGCCTGGTCTCCTTCCCAGTCTGCAACACGAATTAGGCCTTCCCAGTTCCTTAGCCGGCCTGTTGACCACCATTCCCTTACTGGCCTTTGCCATTGCTTCCCCCTTACTAGCCCGTTGGGGGCAACGCTTCGGTACAGAATTGGTGATTTACGGATCTCTGATTCTAATCGGGCTAGGCAGTTTCTTACGGCTGATCCCCACGGTGGCCTGGCTCTTCGTGGGAACTTCCCTGTTAGGCGTGGGCGTCGCGGGCGGTAACGTCTTAATTCCCGCCATTATCAAGGACGACTTTAGTACCACCATGGACCGGACTACCACGCAATACACCCTGTCCATGCTGTTAGTGGGGGCCTTGGGGACCGGGGTATCCGGGTTGCTAGCCGCCCGGTGGTCGTTGACCCTAGCCATGGCCGTCCTCTCATTGATTGCCCTGGTCAACTTGGTGGTCTGGCTCCCGAACCTGCGTTTTAACCGGCCCGCATCACCGACCACAGCCACCACGGCTACCCATAAAGCAACAGCGCATCCCAGTGTCTGGCGGACGCC includes:
- the ylqF gene encoding ribosome biogenesis GTPase YlqF; the encoded protein is MSTIQWFPGHMAKAIRQMEENVHLVDIVFELVDARIPAASRNPEVSRISRDKPHLIILTKKDLADPQQTAAWLNAYRAQNIPAIAIDSRANVTPKQITNLALKILGDKLAAEKAKGLKERPVRAMTVGVPNVGKSTLLNHLVQRRAAQVGNTPGVTKGQQWLRSSKHLELLDTPGILWPKFKDQETAQKLALTGAIKEKLYAKDDVALFALHFFRQYHLPELEQRYRLTAADRELSDVDLLLKITANLGMRDDYERASERIILDARRQKLGGFTLDRAPQKEATDHDPEKA
- a CDS encoding MFS transporter codes for the protein MSNKNIILFSQFINEFGSGFSRIALIILVTDWFHNPIYVGILTFGVFVPEILLAAPVGYFVDKKSHLKRLLVQSSLASAISVIAIFLCVYFKVKSFALLVIGAIIYDIFSGFFDPIIVKLTVRLFEKGDYNKINAAISTARTSAGLFSGVLVTVFTGFVPIKYLFLFDFLSYVVISLVLLGLNEHREVNHPLNDSAGEEYKSNIWNSFGFVKQLLHDFPPLVPVLVTALLFNILLAPNSVYFAQISGEVFRNVKLIGVMDSFFSMGFLIGSIIYRLTSERVNIHTFLQIAIVQVPISFLLFGESQNIVITLLGLLLLGAALPFFNISSKTVLQRVIPESRLATVSNSYFSLINLTQPIGLLGIPILLNLSGIRRFSLIAGIAYLGVTLMILATGKISTALD
- a CDS encoding helix-turn-helix domain-containing protein, yielding MKTIGETLRQIRKSKGLKLKDLAINGVSATFISKVERNESNIGLNKFEALLNGLHVSYDEFKYLQNNYSQNSQEEFLEKLNNFVIDEN
- a CDS encoding YozE family protein, giving the protein MIKTFYTFLMTQRNPESYDPVAEFANNAFYDSSFPKQETDFERLSKYLEENASYLPSMTIFDDAWRLYQDFLA
- a CDS encoding YpmS family protein, yielding MQRHGTQSTPRNGWKLGFLTLLAVIVVGFLVTIFLAMRPVKVAATAQPATTATTKINVTLNKQQVNALADYYVNKSLTNQSMKYRFQVADHAMLTGSTQVLGAHVNFSLMFQPTVLPSGDVKLTAQKLSIGALPVPVSFVMNYIAKNYPLPKWVAVDSGKHTVTLHLTAIGNGKKLSYAAKTIDLSGKGKFVFQARIPQN
- a CDS encoding GDSL-type esterase/lipase family protein; translation: MKKMKNLSKVLGIALLIVVVALAFLTYWHPGARTLKTDKVPQNDRRQTVRLVALGDSLTQGVGDQTKTGGYTSRIQKMVHQKDKVKVIMHNYGRAGDRSDQIEKRLVDSPKMQQQVKQAQVITLTVGGNDLLQTLTKNVMINQQSKLDRQLDQAEDTYRGKLESLLNTVRKYNGHASIFIYSIYNPIYVYFANVTQITNAVTDWNKVTTKATRRYQNLYYVDIDRPLSVGQYRSISQQAKLKRAAQESNSGELSVETFQKQILASDVNDELNDYLSPADHFHPNAKGYRLMTQKLYTQMQAHQQWLKK
- a CDS encoding DegV family protein, which produces MANIKIVTDSSAGLTDQQIQENHITIVPLTVMIDDTIYVERESITNKEFIDKMKTSKTLPKTSQPPLGSFVETFDKLGEDGSSVICFTMLEAISGTIHAAEQAANLSKTDVTVVDSQFTDQALAFQVIEAAQLAAQGADKAAILERAAKVRDNTHLFMGIVTLENILKGGRLGRAAGMLTSLLNIKIVLQVTGGQLKVRAKGRGMKTIDRYFDKVYEQIKQTPNIKAIGISHVEAFDSIDKIQAHLKELLPGMPVLVRETVPIIATHGGPGAFALMYYTDPTK
- a CDS encoding hemolysin III family protein, which codes for MEPTRSRTYQIVNEVLNAVTHGIGAGLSIAGLVILLLQAHAKGGAIRITTFAIYGAIMVLFYLASTLFHSLVFTRASHVFQIFDHCAIYLLIAGTYTPYTLLVIGGALGWTMFGVIWAMAILGIIYKAIWLGQHQILSTVIYVVMGWMCLLGIKPLYTGLGPVGFSLLFAGGVAFTVGAVLYSFKGVPFGHVIWHLFVMLGTGLMYFSILFYA
- a CDS encoding MFS transporter, coding for MSTPKAHSRYLVLGMILVAANLRLPITMMPGLLPSLQHELGLPSSLAGLLTTIPLLAFAIASPLLARWGQRFGTELVIYGSLILIGLGSFLRLIPTVAWLFVGTSLLGVGVAGGNVLIPAIIKDDFSTTMDRTTTQYTLSMLLVGALGTGVSGLLAARWSLTLAMAVLSLIALVNLVVWLPNLRFNRPASPTTATTATHKATAHPSVWRTPLAWVVTGYFGVQSLVFYVLITWLPEIFMHQGFSAVTAGTLVTVMQLSNLPMAYIVPMTSSKPSGVAAMLGVTGIGLVGGVAGFLIPHLSLGVAIFLNVLIGLAAGAAFNLSVVFFTQKTTNGDETAALSGMAQSAGYLVAAVGPVMLGWVGNALGWSLVAGLTAALSALMTAIGFVIWRHHTIYDHH